One genomic window of Ottowia oryzae includes the following:
- the mutY gene encoding A/G-specific adenine glycosylase has protein sequence MPTTETGLADRVIGWQRSAGRHHLPWQGTRDPYRVWLSEIMLQQTQVSTVLDYYPRFLQRFPDVQSLAAAPMDDVLGLWSGLGYYSRARNLHRCAQAVVDEHGGVFPPSAEALAALPGIGRSTAAAIAAFCYGERAAILDGNVKRVLTRAWGFDQDLSVAANERALWQRAESALPTRELAIAMPAYTQGLMDLGATVCTRSRPACAGCPLGDICVARREGAPERYPVKTRRVRRSHQNLWLLHLQELPAQVWLAPRPSEGIWAALHCLPTFDSREALMAALPEALRGDAFEHTPVRHVLTHRDLDLHFVSVNVGAAPADWPGDGAPGAWYAPAQWAALGLPAPVRRFLADTPAQQAPLFSGDPARGGGAG, from the coding sequence GTGCCCACCACCGAAACGGGCCTGGCCGACCGCGTGATCGGCTGGCAGCGCAGCGCCGGGCGCCATCACCTGCCGTGGCAGGGCACACGCGATCCGTACCGCGTGTGGCTGTCCGAAATCATGCTGCAGCAAACGCAGGTGAGCACCGTGCTCGACTACTACCCGCGCTTTCTGCAGCGCTTCCCCGACGTGCAAAGCCTGGCGGCGGCCCCGATGGACGACGTGCTGGGCCTGTGGAGCGGGCTGGGCTACTACTCGCGCGCGCGCAATCTGCATCGTTGCGCACAGGCCGTGGTTGATGAACACGGCGGCGTTTTTCCCCCATCGGCCGAGGCGCTGGCCGCGTTGCCCGGCATCGGCCGATCCACGGCGGCGGCCATCGCGGCCTTTTGCTATGGCGAGCGCGCCGCCATCCTGGACGGCAACGTCAAGCGCGTGCTGACCCGCGCCTGGGGCTTTGACCAGGATTTGAGCGTGGCGGCCAACGAACGTGCGCTGTGGCAGAGGGCCGAATCGGCGCTGCCGACGCGCGAATTGGCCATCGCCATGCCCGCCTACACGCAGGGCCTGATGGACCTGGGCGCCACGGTTTGCACCCGCTCGCGCCCCGCGTGCGCCGGGTGCCCGCTGGGCGACATCTGCGTGGCCCGGCGCGAGGGCGCGCCGGAGCGCTACCCGGTCAAGACACGGCGCGTGCGCCGCAGCCATCAAAACCTGTGGTTGCTACATTTACAGGAGCTGCCAGCGCAGGTGTGGCTTGCGCCACGGCCTTCTGAGGGAATATGGGCTGCCCTGCATTGCCTGCCCACGTTCGACAGCCGAGAAGCGCTGATGGCCGCGCTGCCCGAGGCGCTGCGCGGCGATGCGTTTGAGCACACACCCGTGCGCCATGTGCTGACGCACCGCGATCTGGATCTGCACTTCGTCTCGGTCAATGTGGGCGCCGCGCCAGCCGATTGGCCGGGTGATGGGGCCCCGGGCGCCTGGTACGCGCCGGCGCAGTGGGCGGCGCTGGGCCTGCCCGCGCCGGTGCGCCGCTTTCTGGCCGACACGCCCGCGCAGCAGGCGCCGCTGTTCAGTGGTGATCCAGCTCGCGGTGGCGGCGCAGGCTGA
- a CDS encoding dynamin family protein, with protein sequence MGLRVKVLGDWLREQDLLDDGAEERLLSLSERLQTDKVMVAFVAEFSRGKSELINAVFFAAYGRRIMPASAGRTTMCPTELGYDPALPPCLRLLPIETRLESKALLEWRLVPEQWTRVDLDVDNPDQLAGAMEKVSEVRYVSQDEARALGFWHDEQPEDNPPVNAQGLVEVPRWRHALINMAHPLLKQGLVVLDTPGLNAIGAEPELTVSLIPQAQAVVFVLGADTGVTRSDMSIWREHLATLQSSSATRFVVLNKIDTLWDELSTPAQIRAQVERQRQETARTLDLPVEQVLALSAQKGLLAKVRGDGMLLSESHLPDFERLLGAQVLGARQAMLISAIDNVVGQLNEQAARTMSVRRRELTEQLSELKGLRGKNQTVIRQMRLRVEREKAEFDGSAASVLTVRSAHMKLLREVFKLLGSASIKQSLAELSVMLREPGLKLGVKKAYATGFDNLRGVLGQIQSLETEIHNMLTASFRQLNTEHGFSLQATPPPDTQRFLDDLAAVERSHLQYLGVGNMVQLARKEFSEKLLRALVSRVRSIFETALGELELWNKSLSSQLDSQLRERRKAFGRRIEAIRRIQDAAGGLDGRIDEINALDAHWQQVQARLDALTRELTAHSALAEQGAAQPEPAEA encoded by the coding sequence ATGGGCCTGCGCGTCAAAGTGCTTGGCGACTGGCTGCGCGAGCAGGACTTGCTGGACGACGGCGCCGAAGAGCGCCTGCTGAGCCTCAGCGAGCGGCTGCAGACCGACAAGGTCATGGTTGCCTTCGTGGCCGAGTTCTCGCGCGGCAAGTCTGAGCTGATCAACGCGGTTTTCTTCGCCGCCTACGGCCGCCGCATCATGCCCGCCAGCGCCGGCCGCACCACCATGTGCCCCACCGAGCTGGGTTACGACCCGGCCCTGCCACCCTGCCTGCGCCTGCTGCCCATTGAAACCCGGCTTGAATCGAAGGCGCTGCTGGAATGGCGCCTGGTGCCCGAGCAGTGGACCCGCGTTGATCTGGACGTGGACAACCCCGACCAACTGGCCGGCGCCATGGAAAAGGTGTCGGAAGTGCGCTACGTCTCGCAAGACGAGGCGCGCGCATTGGGCTTCTGGCACGACGAACAGCCTGAAGACAACCCGCCGGTCAATGCCCAGGGGCTTGTCGAGGTGCCCCGCTGGCGCCACGCTCTGATCAACATGGCCCACCCCTTGCTGAAGCAGGGCTTGGTGGTGCTGGACACGCCGGGGCTGAACGCCATTGGCGCCGAACCTGAGCTGACCGTCAGCCTGATTCCCCAGGCCCAGGCCGTGGTGTTCGTGCTGGGCGCTGATACCGGTGTGACGCGCTCGGACATGTCGATCTGGCGTGAGCACCTGGCCACGCTGCAGTCGTCGTCGGCCACGCGTTTTGTGGTGTTGAACAAGATCGACACCTTATGGGACGAGCTGAGCACGCCCGCACAGATCCGCGCCCAGGTCGAGCGCCAGCGCCAGGAAACCGCCCGCACCCTGGATCTGCCGGTGGAGCAGGTGCTGGCGCTGTCGGCGCAAAAAGGGCTGCTGGCCAAGGTGCGCGGCGACGGCATGCTGCTCAGCGAAAGCCATCTGCCCGATTTTGAGCGCCTGCTGGGCGCCCAGGTGCTGGGCGCGCGCCAGGCGATGCTGATCTCGGCCATCGACAACGTGGTGGGCCAGCTGAACGAGCAGGCCGCCCGAACCATGAGCGTGCGCCGGCGCGAATTGACTGAACAACTGTCCGAACTGAAAGGCCTGCGCGGCAAGAACCAGACCGTGATCCGCCAGATGCGCCTGCGCGTCGAGCGGGAGAAGGCCGAGTTCGACGGCAGCGCCGCCAGTGTGCTGACCGTGCGCTCGGCGCACATGAAGCTGCTGCGCGAGGTGTTCAAGCTGCTGGGCAGCGCCTCCATCAAACAGTCGCTGGCAGAGCTCAGCGTCATGCTGCGCGAGCCGGGGCTGAAGCTGGGCGTGAAAAAGGCTTACGCCACAGGCTTTGACAACCTGCGCGGCGTCCTCGGGCAGATCCAGTCGCTGGAGACCGAGATCCACAACATGCTGACCGCGTCGTTCCGGCAACTGAACACCGAGCACGGCTTTTCGCTGCAAGCCACGCCGCCGCCCGATACCCAGCGCTTCCTCGACGATCTGGCGGCGGTTGAACGCAGTCACCTGCAGTACCTGGGCGTTGGCAACATGGTTCAGCTGGCGCGCAAGGAGTTTTCCGAGAAGCTCCTGCGCGCGCTGGTGTCGCGCGTGCGGTCCATCTTTGAAACCGCCCTCGGCGAGCTGGAGCTGTGGAACAAATCCCTGTCCAGCCAGCTGGATTCGCAACTGCGCGAGCGGCGCAAGGCTTTTGGCCGCCGCATCGAAGCCATTCGCCGCATCCAAGACGCTGCGGGCGGGCTGGACGGGCGCATTGACGAGATCAACGCGCTGGACGCCCATTGGCAGCAGGTGCAGGCGCGCCTGGATGCGCTGACGCGCGAGCTGACCGCGCACAGCGCGCTGGCCGAGCAGGGCGCCGCGCAGCCCGAGCCGGCCGAGGCCTGA
- the mutM gene encoding bifunctional DNA-formamidopyrimidine glycosylase/DNA-(apurinic or apyrimidinic site) lyase has translation MPELPEVEVTRQTMADRVVGGRVLDVRMGLPLRWPLGIEPSELVGRTAQDVGRRGKYLLLHLDEGLLLLHLGMSGSLSVRENPPAPGAHDHFDLTTTRGVLRLHDPRRFGAVLWSPSLDADPARKLLAKLGAEPLGDHFTADAFYAALQRRSTPIKQVLMAGEVVVGVGNIYASEVLFKAGIRPTTRANKLSRPRANSLHAAIRSVLHRAVERGGTTFRNFSNALGETGHFQVEAAVYAREGLPCRVCGTPIRQVRMGQRSTFYCPTCQKP, from the coding sequence ATGCCTGAGTTGCCCGAAGTCGAAGTAACCCGCCAGACCATGGCCGACCGTGTCGTGGGCGGCCGCGTGCTGGATGTGCGCATGGGGCTGCCGCTGCGCTGGCCCTTGGGCATCGAGCCAAGTGAACTGGTGGGCCGCACGGCGCAGGACGTGGGCCGGCGCGGCAAATACCTGTTGCTGCACCTGGATGAGGGGCTCTTGCTGCTGCACCTGGGCATGTCGGGCAGCCTGAGCGTGCGTGAAAACCCGCCCGCGCCTGGCGCGCACGACCATTTCGACCTGACCACCACCCGGGGCGTGCTGCGCTTGCACGATCCGCGCCGCTTTGGCGCCGTGCTGTGGTCGCCCAGTCTGGATGCCGACCCTGCGCGCAAACTGCTCGCCAAGCTGGGGGCAGAGCCGCTGGGCGACCATTTCACGGCCGATGCCTTCTACGCGGCGCTGCAGCGGCGCAGCACCCCCATCAAGCAGGTGCTGATGGCGGGCGAAGTGGTGGTGGGCGTGGGCAACATTTATGCCTCGGAAGTGCTTTTCAAGGCGGGTATTCGCCCCACCACCCGGGCCAACAAGCTGTCACGCCCGCGTGCCAACAGCTTGCACGCCGCCATTCGCAGCGTGCTGCACCGTGCCGTGGAACGCGGGGGCACGACGTTTCGCAACTTCTCCAACGCGCTGGGCGAGACGGGCCACTTTCAGGTGGAGGCGGCGGTCTACGCGCGCGAAGGCTTGCCCTGCCGCGTGTGCGGCACGCCCATCCGGCAGGTGCGCATGGGGCAGCGGTCTACGTTCTACTGCCCCACGTGCCAGAAGCCGTGA
- a CDS encoding tetratricopeptide repeat protein yields MHFTRVLAVWALASVGGAALSQTPPAPPQAPASAPADAASSSSKPPAQSAMTARLMYELLLSEMSFQRGDAQSAVSLMLDAARRTGDEALYKRAAELAIQSRSGPAALEAMRAWRQAYPKSVAAGQYELQVLIVMGRVADTEDAVRRFITTLPAEDRVTFLTAIPAMYQRVPDKAEAAAVVERALADSLKDPALAPSAWTTIGRMRLQAGDKTGALSAASLGQNAGAQSEWPALLALQLLTAGEPKAESLIQRYLASPGAKPEVSIGYARALVELGRNAEAHTLLQGLTQQSPNEPDPWLVQGALFADERQYPQAETALQRYLDLTNRPASETGVDRRVGRDQARMMLARIADQRGDYARATKLLDAIESPEQTLAVQARRADMLARQGQMDAARRAIQSVPERGPDDARLKIQAESQLLRDHKQPEAAYQLLADELARDPDDEGLLYDTAMAAERVGKVDEMERLLRQLIQVNPEAANAYNALGYSLADRGVRLPEAKQLIEKAVQLVPDDGYIQDSLGWVEFKMGRHQEARRLLEGAYKSRPDAEIAAHLGEVLWTLGDREGARKAWRDGLRLNPENDTLLNTLKRFRVTP; encoded by the coding sequence ATGCATTTCACGCGTGTTCTGGCTGTGTGGGCCTTGGCCAGTGTGGGCGGCGCGGCCCTCTCGCAGACACCCCCAGCGCCCCCGCAAGCCCCGGCGTCGGCCCCCGCAGACGCGGCCTCTTCCTCATCCAAGCCCCCTGCGCAGTCGGCCATGACGGCCCGGCTGATGTACGAGCTGCTGCTCAGCGAAATGTCGTTCCAGCGCGGCGACGCCCAAAGCGCCGTTTCGCTGATGCTGGACGCGGCCCGCCGCACGGGCGACGAGGCGCTGTACAAGCGCGCGGCAGAGCTCGCGATCCAGTCGCGCTCGGGCCCCGCCGCGCTGGAGGCCATGCGCGCCTGGCGCCAGGCCTATCCCAAATCAGTGGCGGCGGGCCAGTACGAATTGCAGGTGCTGATCGTCATGGGCCGCGTGGCGGACACCGAAGACGCCGTGCGCCGCTTCATCACCACCCTGCCCGCGGAAGACCGCGTGACCTTCCTCACCGCCATTCCGGCGATGTACCAGCGCGTGCCAGACAAGGCCGAGGCCGCCGCGGTGGTTGAACGCGCCCTGGCCGACTCGTTGAAAGACCCGGCGCTGGCGCCCTCGGCCTGGACGACCATCGGCCGCATGCGCCTGCAGGCAGGCGACAAGACCGGTGCTTTGTCAGCCGCCTCGCTGGGGCAGAACGCAGGGGCCCAGTCCGAATGGCCCGCGTTGCTGGCATTGCAACTGTTGACGGCAGGCGAGCCCAAGGCCGAATCGCTGATCCAGCGCTATCTGGCCAGCCCAGGCGCCAAACCCGAGGTGAGCATTGGCTACGCCCGCGCGCTGGTGGAGCTGGGCCGCAACGCCGAGGCGCACACCCTGCTGCAAGGGCTGACGCAACAGTCGCCCAACGAGCCCGACCCGTGGCTGGTGCAAGGCGCCCTGTTCGCCGACGAGCGGCAGTACCCGCAGGCGGAAACCGCTCTGCAACGCTACCTCGACTTGACCAATCGCCCCGCCAGTGAAACCGGGGTGGACCGGCGCGTGGGGCGCGATCAGGCCCGCATGATGCTGGCGCGCATCGCCGACCAACGCGGCGACTACGCGCGCGCCACCAAGCTGCTCGACGCCATCGAGTCGCCCGAACAGACGCTGGCCGTTCAGGCACGCCGCGCCGACATGCTGGCGCGCCAGGGCCAGATGGACGCGGCACGCCGCGCCATCCAGTCGGTGCCCGAGCGCGGCCCCGACGACGCCCGCCTGAAGATCCAGGCCGAATCGCAGCTGCTGCGCGACCACAAGCAACCCGAGGCCGCCTACCAGTTGCTGGCCGATGAACTCGCCAGAGATCCGGACGACGAAGGCCTGCTGTACGACACAGCCATGGCCGCCGAGCGCGTTGGCAAAGTGGACGAGATGGAACGCCTGCTGCGCCAGCTGATTCAGGTCAACCCCGAGGCCGCCAACGCCTACAACGCGCTGGGCTATTCGCTGGCCGATCGCGGTGTGCGCCTGCCCGAGGCCAAGCAGCTGATCGAGAAAGCCGTGCAACTGGTGCCGGACGACGGCTACATCCAGGACAGCCTGGGCTGGGTCGAATTCAAGATGGGCCGCCACCAGGAGGCCAGGCGCCTGCTGGAAGGCGCCTACAAGTCGCGGCCAGACGCCGAGATCGCCGCCCACCTGGGCGAAGTGCTGTGGACGCTGGGCGACCGCGAAGGCGCGCGCAAGGCCTGGCGCGATGGCCTGCGCCTGAACCCAGAAAACGACACGCTGCTCAACACCTTGAAGCGCTTTCGGGTGACGCCTTGA
- a CDS encoding outer membrane lipoprotein LolB → MDAGRPRRRAQGLARWPAPEPRKRHAAQHLEALSGDALTGQGARTSLSGFGRPESPAGLSRRSLGALAATLLIAGCASSTGARGSFDTETNEWSGRLALSVASEPPQSFSAGFRLTGHADAGELSLTSPLGNILAVLEWQPGQAMLRQGDQTRQFASAEAMAAELTGAPIPVRALFAWLRGQPEPVEGWQADLTQLPSGRLNARREMPLPTAELRIVLDR, encoded by the coding sequence GTGGACGCTGGGCGACCGCGAAGGCGCGCGCAAGGCCTGGCGCGATGGCCTGCGCCTGAACCCAGAAAACGACACGCTGCTCAACACCTTGAAGCGCTTTCGGGTGACGCCTTGACTGGGCAAGGTGCACGCACATCGTTGAGCGGTTTCGGTCGGCCAGAGAGTCCTGCAGGTCTATCCCGACGCAGCCTGGGCGCGCTGGCAGCTACGCTTTTGATAGCTGGCTGCGCAAGTAGCACGGGCGCCAGAGGCAGTTTTGACACTGAAACCAATGAATGGAGCGGGCGCCTGGCGCTCTCTGTCGCATCCGAGCCGCCGCAGTCTTTCTCAGCCGGCTTTCGTCTCACGGGCCACGCGGACGCGGGCGAGCTGAGCCTGACATCGCCGCTTGGCAACATCCTGGCGGTGCTTGAATGGCAACCGGGCCAGGCCATGCTTCGGCAAGGCGATCAAACCCGGCAGTTCGCCTCGGCAGAAGCCATGGCGGCTGAGTTGACCGGCGCACCCATTCCCGTGCGCGCGCTCTTCGCCTGGCTGCGTGGGCAGCCAGAGCCGGTGGAAGGCTGGCAGGCGGATCTGACGCAACTGCCCTCCGGCCGCCTGAACGCGCGGCGCGAGATGCCGCTGCCGACGGCCGAGCTGCGCATCGTGCTGGACCGCTGA
- the ispE gene encoding 4-(cytidine 5'-diphospho)-2-C-methyl-D-erythritol kinase, with protein MRALWDVPAPAKLNLFLHITGRRDDGYHLLQSAFMLIDWCDTLHFERREGGALSREDLTTALPADDLILRAARALQSATGCTTGAHIQVHKRIPAQAGMGGGSSDAASALLALNRLWDLQLSVSALAQLGLTLGADVPFFLRGHNAWVEGVGERITPLTLPGAQVVVVKPPQGLNTAEIFRAGDLDRDSKPATISGFAADAYGFGRNDLQPVAERLCPQVAEAVALLKRYGLSGKMTGSGSAVFAVVPGSVQAHSLAIEVPPEWQVRVCSSMKCHPLVGWASSDN; from the coding sequence ATGCGCGCCTTGTGGGACGTGCCGGCGCCGGCCAAGCTGAACCTTTTTCTGCACATCACCGGCCGCCGCGACGACGGCTATCACCTGCTGCAATCGGCTTTCATGCTGATCGACTGGTGCGACACGCTGCACTTTGAAAGGCGCGAAGGCGGTGCCCTGTCGCGCGAAGACCTCACCACCGCGCTGCCTGCGGACGATCTCATCCTCCGAGCCGCGCGCGCCTTGCAGAGCGCCACGGGCTGCACGACCGGCGCGCACATCCAGGTGCACAAACGCATTCCTGCCCAAGCGGGCATGGGTGGCGGATCGTCCGACGCGGCCAGCGCGCTGCTGGCGCTCAACCGGCTGTGGGACTTGCAGCTGTCTGTCTCGGCGCTGGCGCAGCTGGGGCTGACGCTCGGCGCGGACGTACCCTTCTTTTTGCGAGGGCACAACGCCTGGGTAGAGGGCGTGGGCGAGCGCATCACGCCTTTGACACTCCCGGGAGCGCAGGTCGTCGTGGTAAAACCGCCTCAGGGATTGAACACCGCAGAAATTTTTCGCGCGGGCGATCTGGATCGCGATTCAAAGCCTGCTACAATCTCTGGCTTTGCTGCAGATGCTTACGGCTTTGGCCGCAATGACCTGCAACCCGTTGCCGAGCGGCTTTGTCCGCAGGTTGCCGAAGCGGTAGCGCTGTTAAAGCGGTACGGTCTTTCGGGCAAAATGACGGGTTCAGGCAGCGCGGTCTTTGCGGTGGTTCCGGGGTCTGTTCAGGCGCATAGCCTGGCGATCGAAGTTCCACCGGAATGGCAGGTTCGTGTGTGCAGCAGTATGAAGTGTCATCCGCTTGTCGGGTGGGCTTCTAGCGACAATTGA
- a CDS encoding ribose-phosphate pyrophosphokinase codes for MQPHSHSDFLVFTGNANPALAAEIASNLGIGLGAADVGRFSDGEVTVELKQNVRARDVFVVQSTCAPTNENLMELLIMVDALKRASVERICAVVPYFGYARQDRRPRSTRVPISAKVVANLLQTVGVNSVLTMDLHADQIQGFFDIPVDNIYASPVLLGDLRQKNYDDLLVVSPDVGGVVRARALAKQLGCDLAIIDKRRPKANVSEVMHVIGDIEGRNCVIMDDMIDTAGTLVKAAEVLKERGAKKVYAYCTHPIFSGPAIERIAKGSALDEVVVTNTIPLSDAASQCPKIRQLSVAPLFAQTIQRIARGESVMGLFQDQENLF; via the coding sequence ATGCAGCCCCATTCCCACTCTGACTTTCTGGTTTTCACGGGCAATGCGAACCCGGCACTGGCGGCGGAAATTGCCAGCAACCTGGGAATCGGGCTGGGCGCAGCGGATGTCGGCCGCTTTTCGGATGGCGAAGTCACCGTCGAGCTGAAGCAGAACGTTCGTGCGCGCGATGTGTTCGTGGTGCAGTCCACCTGCGCGCCCACGAACGAAAACCTGATGGAATTGCTGATCATGGTCGATGCGCTCAAGCGTGCGTCGGTCGAACGCATCTGCGCAGTCGTTCCGTATTTCGGCTATGCCCGTCAGGATCGCCGCCCGCGCTCCACGCGGGTGCCGATCTCCGCCAAAGTGGTGGCCAATCTGCTGCAGACCGTCGGCGTGAACAGCGTGCTGACGATGGATCTGCACGCCGACCAGATTCAGGGCTTCTTTGACATCCCGGTCGACAACATCTACGCTTCGCCCGTGCTGCTGGGCGATTTGCGCCAGAAGAATTACGACGACCTGCTGGTCGTCAGCCCCGATGTCGGTGGCGTGGTGCGGGCGCGCGCGCTGGCCAAGCAGCTGGGCTGCGACCTGGCCATCATCGACAAGCGCCGCCCCAAGGCCAACGTGTCGGAAGTGATGCACGTGATCGGCGATATCGAAGGCCGCAACTGCGTGATCATGGACGACATGATCGACACCGCCGGCACGCTGGTCAAAGCCGCAGAAGTGCTGAAGGAACGTGGCGCGAAGAAGGTGTACGCCTACTGCACGCACCCCATTTTCTCTGGCCCCGCCATCGAACGCATCGCCAAGGGATCGGCCCTGGACGAAGTCGTGGTGACCAACACCATTCCGCTGAGCGACGCTGCGTCGCAATGCCCCAAGATTCGCCAGCTTTCCGTGGCCCCGCTGTTCGCCCAGACGATTCAGCGCATTGCCCGTGGAGAGTCGGTGATGGGCTTGTTCCAGGATCAGGAAAACCTGTTCTAA
- a CDS encoding 50S ribosomal protein L25/general stress protein Ctc: protein MKFVAFERAKQGTGASRRLRNAGKVPGIVYGGEGEPQLIELDHNALWQALKKEAFHASVLDMELDGKSSKVLLRDLQIHPFKQQVLHIDFQRVSAKQKIQMKVPLRFTGEEESNAVKTDKALVNHILTELQVSCLPADLPEAIEVDLSKLEKGQTLTLKDIALPKGVEAVLHGHSAEDMVLVSVVMPAVEAEAEAAPAAEAPAAPSEGEKK, encoded by the coding sequence ATGAAATTCGTCGCTTTTGAGCGCGCCAAGCAAGGTACGGGTGCGAGCCGCCGTCTGCGCAATGCTGGCAAGGTGCCCGGCATTGTTTACGGCGGTGAGGGTGAGCCTCAACTGATTGAACTGGACCACAACGCGCTGTGGCAAGCCCTCAAGAAAGAGGCGTTCCACGCTTCCGTGCTCGATATGGAACTGGACGGCAAGTCCAGCAAGGTGCTGCTGCGTGACCTGCAAATCCACCCGTTCAAGCAACAAGTTCTGCACATCGACTTCCAACGCGTGTCGGCCAAGCAGAAGATCCAGATGAAAGTGCCGCTGCGCTTCACAGGCGAGGAAGAATCCAACGCCGTGAAGACCGACAAGGCCCTGGTCAACCACATCCTGACCGAACTGCAAGTGTCCTGCCTGCCGGCCGACCTGCCCGAGGCCATCGAAGTAGACCTGTCCAAGCTGGAAAAAGGCCAGACCCTGACGCTGAAGGACATCGCGCTGCCCAAAGGCGTTGAAGCCGTGCTGCACGGCCACAGCGCCGAAGATATGGTGCTCGTGTCTGTGGTGATGCCCGCGGTTGAAGCAGAAGCCGAAGCCGCCCCGGCCGCTGAAGCGCCTGCCGCCCCCAGCGAAGGCGAGAAGAAGTAA